In Helicobacter mastomyrinus, a single genomic region encodes these proteins:
- the prpB gene encoding methylisocitrate lyase: protein MKTQGEKLREAVAQHHPLQILGVINAYSAIQAQKCGAKALYLSGGALAAMSLGVPDLGISALEDVCVDVRRITAASDLPLLVDADTGWGGAFNIARTIRELTRSGAAGCHIEDQVAQKRCGHRPNKELVSPQEMCDRVKAAVDARLDASFVVMARTDAHASEGQQAALDRAALYVESGADMIFAEAIHTLEEYKQFTQHIKVPVLANITEFGKTPYFTRDELGDVGIAMVLYPLSAARAMCKAALGVFEDILQNGSQKNSIEAMQTRAELYETLGYHEYEQKLDRLFQSK, encoded by the coding sequence ATGAAGACACAAGGAGAAAAATTAAGGGAAGCGGTCGCACAACACCACCCATTGCAGATTCTAGGTGTTATCAACGCATATAGCGCAATACAAGCGCAAAAATGTGGTGCAAAAGCACTCTATTTGAGCGGAGGTGCATTAGCAGCGATGAGCTTGGGTGTGCCGGATTTAGGTATTAGCGCGTTAGAAGATGTATGTGTCGATGTGCGTAGAATCACCGCAGCGAGTGATTTACCCTTGCTTGTTGATGCCGATACAGGTTGGGGAGGGGCGTTTAATATCGCTAGGACGATACGAGAGCTTACCCGCAGCGGTGCGGCAGGGTGTCATATCGAAGATCAGGTAGCACAGAAGCGATGCGGACATCGCCCTAATAAAGAGCTGGTAAGCCCCCAAGAGATGTGCGATAGGGTAAAAGCCGCTGTAGATGCGAGATTAGATGCAAGCTTTGTAGTAATGGCGCGCACAGATGCACACGCGAGTGAAGGGCAGCAAGCGGCCCTTGATAGGGCGGCATTATATGTAGAATCTGGAGCAGATATGATATTTGCCGAGGCTATCCACACATTAGAGGAATACAAGCAATTCACGCAGCACATTAAAGTGCCTGTGTTAGCAAATATCACGGAATTTGGTAAGACACCTTATTTTACACGCGATGAGCTAGGAGATGTAGGGATAGCTATGGTGCTTTATCCATTATCTGCGGCAAGGGCGATGTGTAAGGCGGCGTTAGGTGTGTTTGAGGATATTTTGCAAAATGGCTCACAGAAAAATAGTATTGAAGCAATGCAGACACGTGCAGAACTCTATGAGACATTAGGCTATCACGAATACGAGCAAAAGCTTGATAGGCTTTTTCAATCAAAATAA